The DNA sequence GGATTCGACGCGCTGATCCGCCGGATAGCCGCCGACAGAAAAGTCAGGTTAGGATTGGTATTGATATTCGTCAGCAGCGAGCCCGTTGTGGGCGTGAGCAAGCGATCGATTACGTGGATGTAGCCGTTGGCAACGCGGATATCAGGTTGCGTTACCCGGGCATTGTTGATGTAGATAGTCGTCGTCGCCGTTTTGTTGACGTACAGCACACTGCGGTTCACGGTTTCTACGGAGTTGAGTCCCTCAGGCAGCGATGTCGATACCAGCGGGGTACCGAGTACGTGGTACAGGATGGTTTGGGCAACCTGCTGTTTGGACAAGGTCATAATGGACGATTCGGTGGTTAGCCCCGCGGCCTGGAAGGCAGCATTGGTTGGCGCAAAAAACGTGATGTTCCCGCCTTTTAGCGCGTCGCCCACATCAGCATGGCGGATAGCGGCCCGCAGCAAACTAAACTGGTCATCTTCGAGAATCTGGTCGGTAATCGTTCTGGGCGTAGCTACGTTGCTGGCGGTGTCCTCGCAGCCGGGTACGATCAAAACCAGCAGCAGGCAGGCGATCCAGTAACGGAGTTGAGTAATAATGGGATAGTTCATAGGGAATGTGCGAATCGGTTAAAGGCTTAACGTTAAAATGGGTCGTCTCACCTTTTGGTCGACAAAGATACTAGCCTACGGCAGTATGCTGTACCAGCCAGGTGGGTGTAGGTCTATGGGCTTGAAACGCTTTAAGTGCCGATTCGGTATATGGCAAGCACAGCCTCCCGCCTTACTCTAACACAGCGCCAAACACTTACCGATGCAGGTATGGCTTTTTTAGCACCTTTCGTCTGGCTAAATTTTCGTACCTTCGCGATCTTGTTAAATACTGTTAAATTTCCCCTATTGGGATGAAGGAACACATTGATCCGAGCAATCTGCCCCAGCACATAGCCGTTATCATGGACGGAAACGGACGTTGGGCCAAACGGCAGGGAGCCGCCCGGGTATTTGGTCACCGTAACGCCATCAAGGCCGTACGAGAAACGACGGAAGGCTGTGCCGAGCTGGGTGTGAAATACCTGACGCTCTACGCTTTCTCTACCGAAAACTGGAACCGCCCGAAATATGAAGTAGATGCACTCATGACGCTTCTGGTCCATACGATACGTGGAGAGATCAAAACATTGATGGATAACAATGTGCGATTGACTACCATCGGCCACACCGGAAGTTTACCCATTGACTGCCAGAACGAGCTAGCCGAAGCCATGCGCGAAACGCAGAACAACACCGGCCTGACACTTATTCTGGCGCTTAGCTACAGCGGCCGATGGGAAATTATTGAAGCAGTACGTCAACTGGCCGTTGACGTGCGTGATGGCCGGTTAACGCCGGAAGACATTAACGATACGGTATTTGGTGCCCACCTGACCACGGGGGGTATTCCCGATCCGGAGCTGATGATCCGCACCAGTGGCGAAATGCGGATCAGTAACTTCATGCTCTGGCAGCTGGCTTATTCCGAATTGTACATGCCCGATGTGCTGTGGCCCGATTTCCGCAAGCATCACCTGTACGAAGCGATCGTAAACTATCAGAAACGTGAGCGCCGGTTTGGAAAAATCAGCGAACAGGTGTCGAAGTAAGGCGGCAGGGTTCGGGTAACTAAGCCGGATACCTCGCGAAAAGGGCGCTACACCGCCCTGAAACCCGACCGTGAACACATTGTATTAACCATAAATAACTTGAAACACTGTATAAAAGTCATTTTGGGAGTCATACTTATGCTCCTGAACCTGTCGCCCGGTTCACTACTGGCACAGGTGCGCGTGGGGGTAGGACGGGGTACCGAACCAGCGCCGACGACCAATGACCTCCTCAATTACGCCAGTCCCAAAGACTACGAAATTGCCGGACTCACCGTAACTGGCACCCGGTATCTGGACCCCAATTCCCTCGTTTCGCTGGCTGGCCTCAAAGTAGGCGACAAAATCCGGATTCCTGGTGAAGCCGTTGGCTCAGCGGTACGGAAGCTGATGGAATCCGGCCTGCTGGATAACGTCGAAATGTTCGCCACTAGTGTTGTCGACAATAAGGTCTCGCTCATGTTCAAGGTGCAGGAGCGTCCCCGTCTGTATAAGGTCAGCTTTCTGGGCGTTAAGAAAGGCGAACAGGATCAGCTGAAAGACAAAGTAAAACTGAACCTGGGTAAGATCGTGACCAACACGATTACCAAAAATACCCAGATGGCCGTCCGTAAGTTCTTCATCGACAAAGGCTACCTCAATACGAAAGTTAAGATAACGACCGTTCCCGACAGCGCCCGTAATAACGCCACCATGCGCGTACTGGTCGACAAAGGGCAAAAGGTCAAGATTGCCAAGATCACGTTCGAAGGCCGCGAGGAAGTGGATGAATCGGCCATTCGAATGAAGATGAAGAGTACCAAAGAAAAACGGTTCGGCCGTCTGTTCAGTCCGTCGAAGTTCGTACCTAAAAAGTACGAAGAGGACAAGCAGAAACTCATTGCGTATTACAACAAGCTTGGCTACCGCGATGCTACCATTGAGCACGACACCATCATCAACACGGGTGCCAACACCATCAACCTCAACATCAGCCTGAACGAGGGCCGTAAGTACTACTATCGCAACGTCGACTTCTCGGGTAACTACCTCTACAAAGCAGACCGGCTGCGTGAGGTACTAGGCGTAGTGAAGGGTGATGTCTACGACCCCGAAGATCTGGAGAAGAAGCTGAACGGTAACCCCGGCCAGGATCTGAGTTCGCTCTACATGGACGATGGGTACCTGTACTATAACGCTCAACCCATCGAAAAAGCCGTTGATGGCGATTCTATTGACCTTGAAATTCGAATCTTCGAAGGTAAGCAGGCAACCATCAACCGGGTTATCCTGAACGGAAATACAAAGACCAGCGACCACGTTGTGATGCGTACTATCCGAACGCTGCCTGGCCAGAAATTCTCAAAAACGAACCTGATTCGTACCCAGCGTGAATTGGCTACGCTCGGCTACTTCGACCCTGAAAAAATCGGCATCAACCCCGTTCCCCAAAATGACGGTACTGTTGATATCGAGTACACGGTAGAAGAGAAACCATCTGACCAGATTGAACTCTCGGGCGGCTGGGGTGGCTACGTGGGCTTCGTTGGTACGCTCGGATTGACCTTCAACAACTTCTCGGCGCGTAATATTGGTAACCTGAGCGCGTGGCGGCCACTACCGGCCGGCGACGGTCAACGGGTACAACTACGCTTCCAGGCTAACGGCAGTCAGTACCAGGTATATTCGCTGTCGTTCACTGAGCCCTGGCTGGGTGGCCGCAAGCCCAATGCCCTGTCGGTCAGTGCCAGCCATACGGTATACCAGACGTTCTACGACGCCCTTAACCCAGCCAGTATCTACCAGAGTCTGAAAGGCCGTAAGCCAACGGGTTCGTATACCAACACGGCCTTTACGGTTGGTCTGGGTCGCCAGCTAAAAGTCCCCGATGACTTCTTCTCGCTGACAAACTCGCTGTCGTTCCAGCGCTATAATCTGAATAACCTCGACATTTTCCAGATCGGGTATAACAACGGGGTATCGAACAACTTTACGTTCAACACAACCCTGTCGCGGAACAGCATCGACAATCCGCAGTTCCCCCGCAGTGGTTCGTCGTTCACGCTGAGCGGCTCGTTCACGCCCCCCTACTCGGCTTTCCGCAAGGTTGATATCTCGCAGGAGAAGCCGGAAGAGCGGTACAAGTTCGTGGAATACCACAAATGGATGTTCGACGCCAGCTGGTTCCAGACCGTGTTTGGCAAGCTGGTATTGAACACCCGGGCGCACATGGGCTTCCTGGGTAGCTATAACAGACGGACCGATATTGGTCCTTTCGAGCGGTTCGTGCTGGGTGGATCAGGTTTGGCGGGTCAGGGTCAGTTTGCCCTGGCGCAGGACATCATTGGTCTGCGTGGGTATGACGACCGGAGCGTTTACACGGCCGATTACGACCGGACCAGCACCGCGCAGGAGCGCAGCCGGGGTGGTGTAGCCTACAACAAGTTTGTGGCCGAACTTCGCTACCCGGTATCGCTGAACCCATCGGCTACAATCTTCGTGCTGACGTTCCTCGAAGCGGGTAACAACTGGGGTAGCTACAAGCAGTATAACCCCTTCGACCTGAAACGGTCTGCTGGTTTCGGTGCCCGTATTTTCATGCCGGCCTTTGGTTTGATCGGTATCGATTATGGCTACGGGTTTGACAAGATTCCGGGTGTGAAAGACAAGGCTTCTGGTCAGTTCCACTTCACCATCGGACAGCAGTTCAGATAAGATTCCGGTTGGCCGGTCGTTAATAAGTAGACGAATAGTCGTTGAGCCAGATTGACCTATGACGATCGTTAAACGTTTTAACCGGTGCATTGTCTAACCAATAATTGCTGACATCCAGAATTGACAATCAACCAGTTCCGCCAAAAAAAGTCAACTGTTGTCATGAAAAAGGGCCTTTTTTTCGTACTTTTGTGCGCCGTTTGGCTAGCGACTCCGGCTCACGCGCAGAAGTTCGGGTACGTAGATACGGAATTCGTTTTCAGCAAAATGCCCGAGTATCAGAAGGCGTTGGGCGAGATCGACAAGTTCACGGACAAATGGTCGAAGGACATCCAGGACAAGTACGTTGAGATTGAAAAATTACAGAAAACGTACCAAGCCGAAGAGATCTTGCTGACTGACGACATGAAGCGCGACCGGCAACGGGCCCTGAGTGAAAAGGAACGCGAAGCCCGCGAATACAACAACAAGGTATTTGGCTATGAAGGGTTGCTTTTTCAGAAGAAGAAGGAACTCATGAAAGCCCCGATGGAATTAGTACAGCGGGCAATCGATAAAGTAGCCGTGCAGAAGAAGTTAGACTTCATGTTCGACAAGGCGTCTGATTTCGTAATGCTTTACACCAACCCCCGTCACGATTACACAGATTACGTGATGGAGGAATTAGGCTTGGATGCCGCTAGTACCAAGGCTGCCGCTGGCAGCACCCCGGCTCCGAAAACAACCGCTGGTGCCACACCGGCAACCAATGCAACCACAAAACCGAAGTAATACAAACAAGTAAACTGAAATGAAGAAAAACTTAGTCATGGCGTTTGTTGCAGCCCTTGTAATGGGCGGTATTAACGCACAGGCACAAGCCCCGGCCGCAACTACGACTCCAACGACCACCGCAGCCGCTGGGTCGCCTGCCGCTGCTGGCCCGCTGAAGTTAGGCTATACCAATATCGATTATGTCCTGGCCCAAACGCCTGAAGCAAAAGATATCCAGAATCAATTGACCATTCAGCGGACCCAGTCGGAGAACGAACTGAAGCGGATGCAGAAAGAACTGGAAGACAAATACGGAGCCTACGAAAAAGGTGCCGCGCAAATGTCGGACGTGATTCGTAAAGATCGCGAGACCGAGCTGCAGGGATTACAGGGACGTATTCAGGAGTTTGGCCGGACAGCCGAGAATTCGCTGCAGACCAAGTACCAGCAACTCGTGAACCCCGTTGTTCAGAAGATCCAGAAAGCGATCGATGACGTAGCCAAGGAGAACAAATACACGTATGTATTTAACCTTGACGCGGGTGCCAACACCATCCCCATTCTGCTGGTAGCGCCTGAGCAGGATAACATCACGGAACTGGTACTGCGCAAGATGGGTATCGACCCGGCTAAAGCCGCTGCTGCTGCCAAGCCAGCCCAGAATGCACCAGCCAAGCCAGCTTCGACGGGTGGTTCAACGCCTAAGAAGAACTAATTGCCGGTTCATCCAGCCTGATACGAACAAAAAGCCTCTCCAGACGGAGAGGCTTTTTGCTACACCCCTACTTTGCAAAGTGCAATTTGGAATACCAAAAAACGCATTTTTGCTAAGAAAAATATCAAAACGTCCAGATAGACGCACGCCAACAAAATCTTCACCTTACTTTTACGTTTTCCCAAACAGACCACTCTCTGACTATTGCCTATGATCCGTATTGCCGGTAGTGTGGCCTGGCTGCTGATAG is a window from the Spirosoma rigui genome containing:
- the bamA gene encoding outer membrane protein assembly factor BamA is translated as MLLNLSPGSLLAQVRVGVGRGTEPAPTTNDLLNYASPKDYEIAGLTVTGTRYLDPNSLVSLAGLKVGDKIRIPGEAVGSAVRKLMESGLLDNVEMFATSVVDNKVSLMFKVQERPRLYKVSFLGVKKGEQDQLKDKVKLNLGKIVTNTITKNTQMAVRKFFIDKGYLNTKVKITTVPDSARNNATMRVLVDKGQKVKIAKITFEGREEVDESAIRMKMKSTKEKRFGRLFSPSKFVPKKYEEDKQKLIAYYNKLGYRDATIEHDTIINTGANTINLNISLNEGRKYYYRNVDFSGNYLYKADRLREVLGVVKGDVYDPEDLEKKLNGNPGQDLSSLYMDDGYLYYNAQPIEKAVDGDSIDLEIRIFEGKQATINRVILNGNTKTSDHVVMRTIRTLPGQKFSKTNLIRTQRELATLGYFDPEKIGINPVPQNDGTVDIEYTVEEKPSDQIELSGGWGGYVGFVGTLGLTFNNFSARNIGNLSAWRPLPAGDGQRVQLRFQANGSQYQVYSLSFTEPWLGGRKPNALSVSASHTVYQTFYDALNPASIYQSLKGRKPTGSYTNTAFTVGLGRQLKVPDDFFSLTNSLSFQRYNLNNLDIFQIGYNNGVSNNFTFNTTLSRNSIDNPQFPRSGSSFTLSGSFTPPYSAFRKVDISQEKPEERYKFVEYHKWMFDASWFQTVFGKLVLNTRAHMGFLGSYNRRTDIGPFERFVLGGSGLAGQGQFALAQDIIGLRGYDDRSVYTADYDRTSTAQERSRGGVAYNKFVAELRYPVSLNPSATIFVLTFLEAGNNWGSYKQYNPFDLKRSAGFGARIFMPAFGLIGIDYGYGFDKIPGVKDKASGQFHFTIGQQFR
- a CDS encoding OmpH family outer membrane protein, which encodes MKKGLFFVLLCAVWLATPAHAQKFGYVDTEFVFSKMPEYQKALGEIDKFTDKWSKDIQDKYVEIEKLQKTYQAEEILLTDDMKRDRQRALSEKEREAREYNNKVFGYEGLLFQKKKELMKAPMELVQRAIDKVAVQKKLDFMFDKASDFVMLYTNPRHDYTDYVMEELGLDAASTKAAAGSTPAPKTTAGATPATNATTKPK
- a CDS encoding isoprenyl transferase yields the protein MKEHIDPSNLPQHIAVIMDGNGRWAKRQGAARVFGHRNAIKAVRETTEGCAELGVKYLTLYAFSTENWNRPKYEVDALMTLLVHTIRGEIKTLMDNNVRLTTIGHTGSLPIDCQNELAEAMRETQNNTGLTLILALSYSGRWEIIEAVRQLAVDVRDGRLTPEDINDTVFGAHLTTGGIPDPELMIRTSGEMRISNFMLWQLAYSELYMPDVLWPDFRKHHLYEAIVNYQKRERRFGKISEQVSK
- a CDS encoding fasciclin domain-containing protein, whose protein sequence is MNYPIITQLRYWIACLLLVLIVPGCEDTASNVATPRTITDQILEDDQFSLLRAAIRHADVGDALKGGNITFFAPTNAAFQAAGLTTESSIMTLSKQQVAQTILYHVLGTPLVSTSLPEGLNSVETVNRSVLYVNKTATTTIYINNARVTQPDIRVANGYIHVIDRLLTPTTGSLLTNINTNPNLTFLSAAIRRISASNPTLAGLFSASNTTSPLTLFAPNDDAFKADSRFRTISAIDVADPQVLSNLLQFHAVSGVVFSNQLLTGTIVTMLPNSRLAVTVTNDFITVRGNRNSASAVIRSPDQTATNGVIHIIDQVLMP
- a CDS encoding OmpH family outer membrane protein; its protein translation is MKKNLVMAFVAALVMGGINAQAQAPAATTTPTTTAAAGSPAAAGPLKLGYTNIDYVLAQTPEAKDIQNQLTIQRTQSENELKRMQKELEDKYGAYEKGAAQMSDVIRKDRETELQGLQGRIQEFGRTAENSLQTKYQQLVNPVVQKIQKAIDDVAKENKYTYVFNLDAGANTIPILLVAPEQDNITELVLRKMGIDPAKAAAAAKPAQNAPAKPASTGGSTPKKN